A genome region from Ralstonia solanacearum K60 includes the following:
- a CDS encoding ATP-binding protein: MMRDASGSAQSKAGGSDAAGARSTGMRLWSRLNAWRALRSVWLEPDPPEFQWRLLRYFAFSRAAVALVLLLFISIPREHATDLPASVGDAMLSLTLPYLALALLILAAAGWWRARFQFRVRLDVLLDLLFLGLAYTTLSRLSASVAMVFLMPVLAAGALTSLLFALFTAAVASMVVLAEPFLRMLGDGTIDSGLASAGLYGLVYMMAALMMYGLSHRQVAQERLTLARERELRLQQLVNRLMVYDMQDGVMLVRADGRVVAANPAAAMLLGVPQNAFVGSGSVLFDLKGIPHLHPLLETLRQWLRRQSRHPGSGTDAGDDDATRILDLQPIAPGGRAALRARLRLRFILPSLANLRSVYLDSLVGAIGLGLPGEAVGEPPRPRGPATETVAQGWSADDEVFLRHELHDTVLVHVESWERVTEQAQQEKLASMGRLVASVAHQIRNPLAAISQAAELLDDPGEGGEPLRPEGRGVETRLLRIIRDNVRRLDQVVADVLMLSRRPRGERVRVQLAQVLPEVVERWRAEALRRAGEATEIHADLVRVAVDLPGPVLFDPAHLQQVAGNLLDNALRYCRRVPGSILLAAYPLDDTHAELVIWNDGPEVSAEQQRSLFEPFFTNDAQGTGLGLYMARELCAANDAQIRYGDIALESLLDRTGALTMVAREALPRRAFVITLMFDQPAVPAE, encoded by the coding sequence ATGATGCGCGACGCATCCGGCTCGGCACAGTCCAAGGCCGGCGGTAGCGACGCTGCCGGCGCCCGGTCGACCGGCATGCGCTTGTGGTCGCGCCTGAATGCCTGGCGCGCGCTGCGCTCGGTGTGGCTGGAGCCGGATCCGCCCGAATTCCAATGGCGCCTGCTGCGCTACTTCGCCTTCAGCCGGGCGGCGGTGGCGCTGGTGCTGCTGCTGTTCATCTCGATCCCGCGCGAGCATGCGACCGACTTGCCGGCGTCCGTCGGCGACGCCATGCTCAGCCTGACGCTGCCGTACTTGGCGCTCGCGCTGCTGATCCTGGCGGCGGCAGGCTGGTGGCGCGCGCGTTTCCAGTTCCGGGTGCGGCTGGACGTGCTGCTGGACCTGCTCTTCCTGGGGCTGGCCTATACGACGCTGTCGCGCCTGTCGGCCAGCGTGGCGATGGTGTTCCTGATGCCGGTGCTGGCGGCCGGTGCGCTGACCAGCCTGCTGTTCGCGCTGTTCACGGCGGCGGTGGCGTCGATGGTGGTGCTGGCCGAGCCCTTCCTGCGCATGCTGGGCGACGGCACGATCGACTCGGGGCTGGCCTCCGCCGGGCTGTATGGCTTGGTCTACATGATGGCCGCGCTGATGATGTACGGCCTGTCGCACCGGCAGGTGGCGCAGGAGCGCCTGACGCTGGCCCGCGAGCGCGAACTGCGCCTGCAGCAGCTGGTGAACCGGCTGATGGTCTACGACATGCAGGACGGCGTGATGCTGGTGCGCGCCGACGGCCGCGTGGTGGCCGCCAATCCCGCCGCGGCGATGCTGCTGGGCGTGCCGCAGAATGCATTCGTCGGCAGCGGCTCCGTGCTGTTCGACCTGAAGGGGATTCCTCACCTGCATCCGCTGCTGGAAACGTTGCGCCAATGGCTGCGCCGCCAGAGCCGGCATCCGGGCAGCGGCACCGACGCGGGCGATGACGATGCCACGCGCATCCTCGACCTGCAGCCGATCGCCCCGGGCGGTCGTGCCGCGCTGCGTGCCCGCCTGCGCTTGCGCTTCATCCTGCCGAGCCTGGCAAACCTGCGCAGCGTCTATCTGGACAGCCTGGTCGGCGCGATCGGCCTGGGCCTGCCGGGCGAGGCCGTGGGCGAGCCGCCGCGTCCGCGCGGCCCCGCGACCGAGACCGTCGCGCAAGGCTGGTCCGCCGATGACGAGGTCTTTCTGCGCCACGAGCTGCACGATACCGTGCTGGTGCACGTGGAGAGCTGGGAGCGCGTGACCGAGCAGGCTCAGCAGGAAAAGCTGGCCTCGATGGGGCGGCTGGTGGCGAGCGTGGCGCACCAGATCCGCAATCCGCTCGCGGCCATCAGCCAGGCGGCCGAACTGCTGGACGACCCGGGCGAGGGCGGCGAGCCACTGCGCCCCGAGGGCCGCGGCGTGGAGACGCGCCTGCTGCGCATCATCCGCGACAACGTGCGCCGCCTCGACCAGGTGGTCGCCGACGTGCTGATGCTGTCGCGCCGGCCGCGCGGCGAGCGCGTGCGGGTGCAGCTCGCGCAGGTGCTGCCCGAGGTGGTGGAGCGCTGGCGTGCCGAGGCGCTGCGCCGCGCGGGCGAGGCGACCGAGATCCACGCCGATCTGGTGCGCGTGGCCGTCGACCTGCCGGGGCCGGTGCTGTTCGATCCGGCCCATCTGCAGCAGGTGGCCGGTAACCTGCTCGACAACGCGCTGCGCTATTGCCGCCGTGTGCCGGGCTCGATCCTGCTGGCAGCCTATCCGCTGGATGATACCCATGCCGAACTGGTGATCTGGAACGACGGCCCCGAGGTTTCCGCCGAGCAGCAGCGCAGCCTGTTCGAGCCGTTCTTCACCAACGACGCGCAGGGCACGGGGCTCGGCCTCTACATGGCGCGCGAGTTGTGCGCTGCCAACGACGCGCAGATCCGCTACGGCGACATCGCGCTCGAATCCTTGCTCGATCGCACCGGAGCGTTGACCATGGTGGCGCGCGAGGCCCTGCCGCGCCGCGCCTTCGTCATCACCCTGATGTTCGACCAACCCGCTGTGCCGGCGGAATGA